A window from Polyangiaceae bacterium encodes these proteins:
- a CDS encoding sigma-70 family RNA polymerase sigma factor, whose translation MRASARCGKGKAEDICQEIRLALWELRDLPVTRDEARRVFVQLASRLECRARREVYRQGALLHDAEEFAEQVRWFNEHVERETVRAVALFNALEKLSDHERWLVKECKIDGRTYADVANQVGVSEEAITSRLWRAMARLLAIFEDENGDEKSEKRGAVIAPLAFEFTDVQRAAFSAIWRAEGRVPTFGGGPPDPPGPPPVVPGAPPVPVAPVVSAAVGSAVSAVTIAIVLVLLILVPTSIVAIYYFWDPPLAQTANKGLRAPPVSVVEDVVPLDYVPPRQGSSMQIPAASSSASVQAPTASSSASAQAPTASSSSDTPSLSPPIDPEEMERARRQAPRSLPARKK comes from the coding sequence ATGCGAGCTTCGGCTCGCTGCGGAAAGGGCAAGGCCGAAGACATCTGCCAAGAGATCCGGCTCGCCTTGTGGGAGCTCCGGGACCTGCCCGTCACGCGAGACGAAGCGCGTCGTGTCTTTGTGCAATTGGCGAGTCGCCTCGAGTGCCGTGCGAGGCGGGAAGTCTACCGCCAAGGCGCTCTGCTTCACGACGCAGAAGAATTTGCCGAACAAGTGAGGTGGTTCAACGAGCACGTGGAGCGCGAGACTGTCCGCGCGGTGGCCTTGTTCAATGCCCTCGAAAAACTCAGCGACCACGAACGATGGTTGGTGAAAGAATGCAAAATCGATGGGCGCACATACGCCGATGTCGCGAACCAAGTGGGCGTGAGTGAGGAAGCCATTACCAGCCGCTTGTGGCGTGCGATGGCTCGGCTCCTCGCCATCTTCGAAGACGAAAACGGCGACGAGAAAAGCGAAAAGCGAGGCGCCGTCATCGCCCCGCTCGCGTTCGAATTCACCGACGTGCAGCGCGCCGCGTTCAGCGCCATCTGGAGGGCCGAAGGACGTGTCCCCACGTTCGGAGGAGGTCCGCCGGATCCACCCGGACCGCCGCCGGTTGTGCCCGGTGCTCCTCCCGTTCCCGTGGCCCCCGTGGTTTCGGCGGCTGTGGGGTCCGCCGTTTCGGCAGTCACGATTGCCATCGTGCTCGTGCTGCTCATACTCGTTCCGACGAGCATCGTGGCCATTTACTATTTTTGGGATCCACCGCTTGCCCAAACGGCCAACAAGGGCCTTCGCGCGCCTCCCGTGAGCGTCGTCGAGGACGTCGTCCCTTTGGACTACGTTCCCCCCCGCCAAGGCAGCAGCATGCAAATTCCCGCAGCATCGAGCTCGGCCAGCGTGCAGGCTCCGACAGCGTCGAGTTCGGCCAGCGCGCAGGCTCCGACAGCGTCGAGCTCGAGCGATACCCCAAGCTTGAGTCCGCCAATCGATCCCGAGGAAATGGAACGCGCTCGGCGTCAAGCACCTCGGTCTCTCCCGGCGAGAAAAAAGTAA